From a region of the Tachypleus tridentatus isolate NWPU-2018 chromosome 1, ASM421037v1, whole genome shotgun sequence genome:
- the LOC143256553 gene encoding uncharacterized protein LOC143256553 — protein MFKVIIGKVWLYILNLRLSYRCWCFLRLVMISQLTRKLRSQTLCDSDSFHSSESKLLTGDEPQPDDDCDSGTESDDEAEELQKFVEDVQMESRKTQSRTGRSFCVVTDQHVYTCGEIQQLSFMDNSQLEPSLDSALPSDSDHNFDHHSSEEELELINSTENIITQNISYPGKRKWSQANCLSSGDISGSSDDEICDVLCVSTPLEFCGSPPANVHKPSRSLSPPPKVFHLASANIPSFEVCSVSPCKRLRQMHGSGGSVNASIQRPCLDFEKMQQIRV, from the exons ATGTTCAAGGTGATTATTGGCAAAGTTTGGCTTTATATCTTAAATCTGCGGCTCAGTTATCGTTGTTGGTGTTTTCTTCGTCTTGTAATGATCAGTCAGTTAACTCGCAAACTGCGGTCACAAACGTTATGTGATAGCGATTCTTTTCATTCAAGCGAGTCAAAG TTGCTAACTGGTGATGAGCCACAGCCTGATGATGATTGTGATTCTGGAACAGAATCTGATGATGAAGCAGAAGAATTGCAGAAAT TTGTGGAAGATGTTCAGATGGAAAGTAGAAAAACACAATCAAGGACAGGAAGAAGCTTTTGTGTGGTAACAGATCAACATGTGTACACATGTGGTGAAATTCAACAACTGTCATTTATGGACAATTCTCAACTTGAGCCATCACTAGACTCAGCATTGCCAAGTGACAGTGATCATAATTTTGATCATCATAGCTCTGAAGAAGAGCTAGAATTAATTAACTCTACTGAAAACATCATCACTCAGAATATCTCGTACCCTGGAAAAAGAAAATGGTCACAAGCAAATTGCTTAAGCAGTGGAGACATCTCTGGATCCTCAGATGATGAAATATGTGATGTGTTGTGTGTATCGACTCCTTTGGAATTCTGTGGTTCCCCTCCTGCTAATGTGCACAAACCTAGTAGATCTCTCTCGCCTCCACCAAAAGTCTTTCACTTAGCTTCTGCTAACATTCCCTCTTTTGAAGTCTGTTCTGTTTCCCCTTGCAAAAGACTCAGACAGATGCATGGTAGTGGTGGAAGTGTGAATGCAAGTATACAACGACCATGCTTGGATTTTGAAAAAATGCAGCAA ATTAGAGTGTGA